The Alcaligenes faecalis sequence GTGCCAGCGGGCAGGTACGCGGTGTGCTTGCCCCTGCCACGGTGACGGTCAGCTTTGTCCGTTATAAGCCGGGCCATGTTCTGTATCCGGGGCGAGCCCTATGCGGCAAGCTGGAGCTGGCCGACATCGGCATGCCAGCCCCGGCTTTGCAAAACGCCAATACCTGGTTGAATGAGCCAGCCTTGTGGCAGGCTCATCTGCCGCAGTTGGGGGCCCAGAGCCACAAATACACGCGGGGGCATGCCGTGGTCGTCGGGGGCGAACAGATGACCGGAGCCAGCCGTCTGGCGGCTCGTGCTGCGCAACGTGCGGGGGCGGGCTTGGTCAGCATGGTCGTGCCGCCTTCGGTCTGGCCGGTGTATGCCAGTGCATTGGACAGCATCATGGTGGCCCCCTTGGATGACACCCTGACCACGGACGAGCGCATTCGTGCTTGGCTGGTGGGGCCGGGTGCGGGCCTGGGTGAAGAAACCCGCCGCTTGACTTTAGCCTTGCTGGCAACGGGGCGGCCTTGTGTGCTGGATGCGGACGCCATCAGCAGCTTTGCGTCACAGCCTCAGGAGCTATGGGATGCCCTGCATGAGCAATGTGTATTGACCCCTCATGCTGGCGAGTTCGCTCGCGTCTTTGAGGAGGCGCCGGATCGTCTGGAGGCAGCACGACTGGCTGCTACGCAATGTGGTGCCGTGCTGGTTTTGAAGGGGGCGGATACGGTTATTGCCGCGCCGGATGGGCGGGCCTTGATCAATGCCTGCGCGCCGCCCTGGTTGGCGACAGGGGGAAGCGGGGATGTGCTGGCCGGTCTGGTCTGCGGCTTGTTGACTCAGGGGATGCCGGCCTTTGAAGCGGCAGGGGCGGCTGTCTGGCTACACTCACAAGCTGCCCTGGAGTTTGGCCCTGGCCTGATCCCGGAAGATTTGTTAGCCGTGCTGCCACGCGTTTGGCAGCGCCTTTTGTCCAGGGCCTGACACTTATTTGCGTGGGGCGCGCTGATAGGCCAGTGCCACGATCCCGCTCAGGACTACCGCTCCACCCAGCAATTGGGTGGAGTTCAAGGTTTGCTTCAGAATCAGCCAGCCCAGAATCAGGGAGGCCACCGGCTCCATGTTCATGAAGGGCGCATTGCGTGTCATGTCCAGTCGGGGTGCCAGCACAAACAGGGTGACAAAGCCGGTGGTGTACAGCACACAGACCAGCGACAGGGCAATCCAGCCTGTGGCATCGTGGGGCAAGGCAGAACCACCGGGCAGCAGTCCCAGGGGGCTGAGTGCAATCAGGCAGACCAGCGTTTGGCTGATGGTACAGAAACTGCGCACCAGACCAGGCAGAGGGGCCAGTTTATTTTCTGTAACCCACAGACCCATGGCAAACGTCAGGGCCGTCAGCAGGCTACACACCACACCCAGCACCCATTGCCCATCCAGCGTTGCGCCCTGAATCAGGCTGGGAGTGTCCAGCGCCAGCAAGAGGCCAATCAGAATGGCCACCATGATGATGGAGGCCTTGCGAGTCGGCTTGTGCCCGCCCAGGATCCAGGTCAGCAGGGCCAACAAGATTGGGTACATATTGGCCACCAGCAAGGCCAGGGCGACAGGGATGCGGGCGATGGAGGAATAGATCAGCATGCACTGCATGGTGATCAGCGCGCCCAGCAGCAGTTGCCAGCCTAGATACTGACGCGGCACATGCAAGGCTTGTTTGCGCCAGATGAGCAGCATGCTCAAGGCCAGGGTAGCCACGGCCGAACGAAAAATAACCGAGATGATCAGCCCGGTACCATGGTCCAGTGCGACTTTGGCTGCAATATGGTTGGCGGCAAAGGAGCTGCCCAGCATTAACAGCAAAATAATGGCAAGGTGGCGGGGCAGTAAGGCAGGAGATGTGGCGGGGGGCATGCTGCTTATTTCAAGTTTAAAGGACGAGGGCTTGCTTTATTGTTGTCCGCCCAGCCACTTGCTGCAAGTGTTGCTTGCACACCGTGGTCAATATGCCGTGGGTAGGCGGTGCTACTATGTGGAGCGATGTCCATGACCACAGAGATGCTCCCATGAAAATCGACCCCGCCGATAAGCCGACGATACCCCGTTCTGCGGACCAGGCCCCGTCCATTTTTTGGCGCAGCCTGATTGCGGGTGGAGCCTTGCTGGCCGGCCTGACAGGCTGTGCATTGCCGTCGTTGGAGGGCCGTAGCCACAGCACGGCTTTGCCGCTGGATCAGGCCCAGGAGACCATGATTGGCCAGGCGGTGACCCCCCTGGTGCAGCAGCATCCTGGCTTGTCGGGTATTTACCCTTTGTTTGATCCACATGACGCGTATGCGGCCCGTGCCTTGCTGGCCTTCGCCGCTCAGAAAACGCTGGATGTGCAGTATTACATCTGGCGGGGCGACACCACCGGCACCTTGATGCTGGATACCTTGTTGCAAGCGGCTGAGCGCGGCGTGCGAGTGCGTTTGCTGATTGATGATAATGGTATTACGGGGCTGGATGACTCCTTATCGGCCTTGAACGCCCACCCCAATATTGAAGTGCGCCTGTTCAACCCTTTTGTGTTGCGCTGGCCTAAATCCTTGGGTTTTCTGATGGATTTTTCCCGTCTGAACCGGCGCATGCACAACAAGTCCTTTACCGTGGACAACCAGGTCACCATTATTGGTGGGCGCAACGTGGGTGATGAATACTTCGGTGCGACCCAGGACGTGTTGTTTGCAGATCTGGATGTGATGGCCATCGGTGCTGTGGTCCAGGATGTCTCCACGGATTTCGATCGCTACTGGGCCAGCCAGTCGGCCTATCCGGTCGATACTTTGATTAAAACAGGTGATTCGCAAGCACTGGTGACGTTTCAGGCGCAGTTGCAAGAGGCCCAGGGGCAGCCGCGCGCCAAGGAGTATCAGCAGGTGCTGCGTGAGTCGGATCTGGTCAGCCATTTGGTGCGCGGTGAACTGGATTTCCAGTGGGCGCGTACCACCATGATCAGTGATGATCCGGCCAAGGCTTTGGGCCCGGTCAATCCGGAGCAGTTGATGGTCTGGCAAATGGACCATGTGCTGGGCAAACCCACCAGTCAGGTTGATCTGGTGTCCTCTTATTTTGTGCCGACAGCCGCGGGCGTGCGCGCTTTTGAGGAGATGATGAAACGGCCAGGCATGAAGGTGCGTGTTTTGACCAATTCTCTGGCAGCCACGGACGTGGCAGCGGTGCATGCCGGTTATGCGAAGCGACGCAAAGCCTTGCTGGAAGCGGGTGTGCAGTTGCTTGAGCTGCGGCCCACCACGGACACACCTACCCGTCATGGTTCGGGGCCTTTTGGCAGCTCCGGCTCGGCCCTGCATGCCAAGACCTTTGCAGTGGATGGCAAACGCCTGTTTGTGGGGTCCTTTAATTTTGATCCGCGCTCGGTCAACTTGAATACGGAATTGGGCTTTATTATTGAAAGCCCTGAAATGGCGCAAGCCTTGTCCAAGAGTTTCGAGGAAGTCTTGCCTTATCGCAGCTATCGTGTCGAACTGGATGAGCAGGGCGATTTGGTATGGATTCAGTTGAACGAAGATGGCACCGAGCGTTTTTTTACCTCTGAGCCCAATGCCAGTCTTTGGCGGCGGGCCGGGGTCGGTATCTTGTCTGTCTTGCCGATCGAGTGGCTGCTTTAAGCCAGATTCGATTATCTGCGATTGATGTGAAAGGCCCCCAAGGACAAGGCGAAGTCCTCGGGGGCCTTGTCATCAGACCGTGTGGTTTGCTGACTAGACTTTGAGCCGTTGCACGGCCTGTCGGCGTGTCTGAATCCAGTCTGCGTAGCGGTGCAGGCCATATTTTTCCATGCATTGTTCAGCCAGATTCCACTCCTGCAAGGCTTGTGCATTTTCACCCAGCGCCATCCAGGCATCACCACGTACACAGTGCAGTTCTGCGCGCAAACTGTTCGTGTCATAGCGCAGGCCTTGAGCAGCGGCCTTGTCAAGCCAGGGCATGGCCTCATTGCTGCGTCCCAGGCGGATCATGGCGCGGGCAATCCGGCACATCAGGCCATCGGCGCTGATGGGCAGCCCGTACTGAGCAGTCTGTACGCAATCGAGCAGCGATTGCAGGCTGGTTTCCCGACCATGCAGCATCACCTGGCAATAGTGCAGGTAAGAGCGACTAAGCGCAGACCAGGGCTCGGGGTGATGCGATCTTTGTAGCTCTTGCAGGGACAGCTCGGCCACTTGCTGACAGTGCTCAAGCTGTTCCATCAGATAGTGGGCCTGCATCACGAACAAATGGGTGATGGCGCGCAGGGAGAAAGTGGTGTCTGAGCGCAGGCTTTGCAAGGCGAGATGAGCGTGCTGCTGTGCCGCCTCCCTATCGCCTTTCAAGGCCAGAGCCACGCTCAGGGTGCCAAAGGTCATGGATTGCGGAAAGTGCTCGGCAATGGCTTGACGGCTGCTCTGCTCCTTCAGGTCATCAAAGACGGCCAGGCTCAGGTTCAGTGTCTGGATGGCATTGGCGACATTGCCTTTCCACAGCTCGTGCTGACCAATGGCATACAAAGCCCAACTGCGGTTTTGATCGTGGCTGGTTTCATTGGCCAGGGCCAGCAGTTGGCGCGCTTTTTGCAGGGCCTGTTCAAAATTGCCTTGGGCTTGAAGGGCCGTCCAGGCCGTCCATAAGCTGATCATGACCTGATCTGAGTCGTGCTCATCATGCAGCCCACGCCCCAATTCGTAAGCCATGGCGGTCGATGCCGAGGCCGGGCCATACAGGGACGATTCAATGGCACCTTGCAACATGCGGCATTCAAACTGCAGGGTTTGGCGTACCTGCAGGTCTTCAATCATATCGCTGCGGTTCAAGGAGCGTTGCAGATATTGGCTGGCCAGACGCAGGTCGTCTTGTGCCAAGGCCTCGCGGGCAGCGCGTTGCCACCAAAAGGCGGCTTCTGCGCTATCAGCCTCGCACAGGTGCCGAGCAATCAGCTCGGGTGCATGACGGCGGCGTATACCGTGCTGGGCAACGGCGTGGTGGGCCTGGCGCAGCTCTTCGTGCATGGCCACGCGTTTCAGTGCCTGGGAGACCAGGGGCAGACAGGCTACCTGCTTGTCATGCATATCGATCAAATCCAGCGTCGCCAAGGTATCCAAGCCGCCGCTCAAGGTCGTGCTCTCCAGACGCAACATCAGGGCCAGCTCGTCAATGGCGATGGGCTCCTCCTGCAAGGCAATGCTGGTCAGAATGTGGCGTGTTGCGGGCAAGAGGCTGTGGTATTGGGTGCAGATCAGGTCAGTCAGGCGCAAGGCATCGTGGCATTCGTTATTGAGCTCGTGGCAGCGCAGCAGTTCATGAGCGTGACCTGGGTTGCCCGCACTTAACTTGACCAGGCTGCTGCGTTTATCGCGCGATAGCCGCTGGCCGCGTTGGTTGCTCAGCAAGCTGTTGATGCTGGAGCGATCCAGCGTCGGCAAGCTCAGGTGTTCGGCACGCTCCAGACCATGGCCAGGTTTGCGGCTGGTCGTGAGCAATAGCGTCGGGTGACGGGGGGCTGAGTGTGCCAGCAAGCGGATCAGACGTTGTGTAGGCGGGTCAGCCCATTGCACGTTCTCAATAATCAGCAAGCGACGGCGGGGCGAAGTGCCGGTGCCGCTGAGCAGGTTGAACAGCAAGTCCATATGCGCGGTGGAAGGCTCGTTCAGTTCTTGCTCTTCAGAGCCATGGCCTAACCATTGGTGCAGGGACTGGGCCTGTTTGGGGCTGGTTTCCAGTGCTTCTTGCAAGATTTGAACGGAGAAAGGGTCGTGCTGCTTGCCATTTTGCGAGGCAATGTAATCGGCAATCTGCTCGTGCAGCCAGAGACGAATCGGGTGCCAGGCCACACGACGCTTGTCTTCACGACAAGTGAGCATAATGCAGGGGTGGTTGGTTTTTTGTACATAGTCCGCCAGAGACTGCACCAGCAGACTTTTGCCAACATGAGCGCGGCCGTGAATGGCGATGTGATGCAATGTGCGACTTGAGCCAATCTGCGACCAGGCTTGCACCAGATGATCGAACTCTTGTGACCGGCCATAAACGCGGCTGGTCAAACGCGCGTGGTCTGTTTCGGAGGGGCTCAGATTCAACCACAGGGCCTCATTTTGGCGACCAGTGGGGGGGTGAGTATCTCTGCTGTCCAGACGCAGGGCGGCCTGCACGCTGATACGTGGTGCGCCGGGAGTAGCTTCCCAGCTCAAGGGCAAGACAACTTGTGCCAATTGACCCCAGGGGTCCGGACAGGCGCTTTGATCGTCCATGGCCAGATCGGCATGAAGGGCAACGCTCAGCGTAATGTGCTCATCCATGCGCAAGGTTGCGGCAACGCGTGCCAATATGGCCGCCTGAGTGACGGGTGACTCCAGCAGTTCTGGATACCCAAAATAGGCGATCAACTGATTGGGGCCCGCTTCACAGGGCCAGGCACCATGCTGTTCGATCAGATGTCGTAACGTCTGGCGGCTTTGTTCCAGCAGTTGTCCCCCTTTTTCGCGGGCGTGGCGGTGGCCGGGTTCAAAGCGCAGGCACAAACCCACTGCCGCCAAGGGACGCAACTGCAGGCAGACTGTCGTCGACAAGGATTTGACCGGGCTGGACGACGAGCGTGTCGGCAGATCTACCAAGTTGCGTGTCTGGGCACTGGGTTCGCACCCCAAACGGTCGGCCAGCAAGACCGAACACTGCTCATAAGCGTGCAGGGCCGCTTCGTGCTGACCTTCCTGTTTCAGCAGTCGAATCAGCTCTTGATGCAGCTTTTCTTCTTCCGGCCAGAGCACAAGCCAGCGTTTAAGATGGCTGATCGCTTGTGGTGTAGGTAAAGATTTCAGACCAGACTGGATATAACGGTCACGACATTGAGACAGGGCTTGCCGAATAGTGTGCTGCGTATCCTGCAACCAGTCTTGCAACTGCTCGCCATGATGCAGCTTCACTTGCCCCAGCAAGGGGCCCTGATACAGATTCAGGCGCTCTAGATCGCTAAGTGTAGGCTGGCTGGGGTGTTGCAGCAGGCTGAGCACATCCACTTGTGTGCGGTTGGGATCCAGGGCCAGAGTGTCATTGGTAATGTGCAGGGCCTGGTCACAGCCTTCAAAGGCGCGGCGCAGGGCGTGCAGCGCGTGACGCAAGCGAGCGCGACCCACACTGATAGGATCTTCATGCCAGATCGTTTCGGCCAGATGGCTGCGGCTGATGGGCTTACCCTGCGCCAAAGCCAACATGGACAACAAAATACGTGCTTTATCGTAATTAATGATTTGTGCACGGCATTGTCCTTGAACCAGAAGTCGGTAAGGACCGAGCAGGTAAATTTGGGCCAAGTGCGAGGCAGAGGAAGGTAAAACATCCATGGGCTCGGGCTCGTATCAAGAGTTAAGCAATGATTGGGATAATGTATCCGATCCGTTTAATTTGTGTTTGCCAACTTTTGCGAAAATAAACGCTTTGCTTGTTCAAGATTAAATTGTTTTGGCCTATCAGCAGCTTATTGCATCGCAGGCTATGATGTGGGCTTATCACTTTTTTTGTGCTTGATTGTCTCTTCGTATGGTTGATCCCACACGTTCATCGCTGCGCAAACAGTCCAAATTGCCTCTGTCGCTCAAAGTGAAATATACCTTGCGAGCGCGCCTGGAGCGTGGCGAGTGGCCGGTAGGAACGCGTATTCCCACGCTGGAGGAGCTGATGCAGGAATACGGCGCCTTGTGTGGGTGGCCGGGAACACCGCTACACCTGTTCTGACCGGCTACCTATTTCTGCTTTCTTCTTTTGAGGAACTGCATTGCTATCAAGTAGTGAGCCTTCCTGAGGCAACTTCATGAAAAAACTCCGTGCTCTGTCATATCTATGCACTTATGGAGTCCATAAAAAACACCCCAAAGGTTGGAAAAGTATCCAATTTTTGGGGTGTGGTTCATTTCAGAGTCCGTAACTTCACCAATTACTGATCAGAACGAATATTGTTCTCTCGCACAATCTGCTCCCAGCGCGCATTACGCTGCTGTACCCATTGCGCTGGCGAAACCTTGGATGAATCGTAGGCTTGAATATCCAGCATCCGCAAAGTCTCGGCGGTAGAAGGACGTTTCACGATGTCGCTCAGCAAGTCGTTCCATGCCTTGATCTTCTCTGGAGGTGAACCCTTGGTGGTGAAAACCAGGTACGAGAAGCTCTCGTCAAAGTTCTCCAGGCCGGGTAACTTTGCTTCGGCCAATGTAGGGACTTCGGGCAATAAAGGATTGCGTTTTCCGCCAGAAGTCGCCAATGGCGTCAGCAAGCCTTCCTTGATCGGACCCAAAACACCGGCAATGGTCAGGAAACCACTGTCCAGACGCTCGCCATACATGTCATTGACCACGGCGCTATTGCTGCGATATGGAATGTG is a genomic window containing:
- a CDS encoding AAA family ATPase, with amino-acid sequence MDVLPSSASHLAQIYLLGPYRLLVQGQCRAQIINYDKARILLSMLALAQGKPISRSHLAETIWHEDPISVGRARLRHALHALRRAFEGCDQALHITNDTLALDPNRTQVDVLSLLQHPSQPTLSDLERLNLYQGPLLGQVKLHHGEQLQDWLQDTQHTIRQALSQCRDRYIQSGLKSLPTPQAISHLKRWLVLWPEEEKLHQELIRLLKQEGQHEAALHAYEQCSVLLADRLGCEPSAQTRNLVDLPTRSSSSPVKSLSTTVCLQLRPLAAVGLCLRFEPGHRHAREKGGQLLEQSRQTLRHLIEQHGAWPCEAGPNQLIAYFGYPELLESPVTQAAILARVAATLRMDEHITLSVALHADLAMDDQSACPDPWGQLAQVVLPLSWEATPGAPRISVQAALRLDSRDTHPPTGRQNEALWLNLSPSETDHARLTSRVYGRSQEFDHLVQAWSQIGSSRTLHHIAIHGRAHVGKSLLVQSLADYVQKTNHPCIMLTCREDKRRVAWHPIRLWLHEQIADYIASQNGKQHDPFSVQILQEALETSPKQAQSLHQWLGHGSEEQELNEPSTAHMDLLFNLLSGTGTSPRRRLLIIENVQWADPPTQRLIRLLAHSAPRHPTLLLTTSRKPGHGLERAEHLSLPTLDRSSINSLLSNQRGQRLSRDKRSSLVKLSAGNPGHAHELLRCHELNNECHDALRLTDLICTQYHSLLPATRHILTSIALQEEPIAIDELALMLRLESTTLSGGLDTLATLDLIDMHDKQVACLPLVSQALKRVAMHEELRQAHHAVAQHGIRRRHAPELIARHLCEADSAEAAFWWQRAAREALAQDDLRLASQYLQRSLNRSDMIEDLQVRQTLQFECRMLQGAIESSLYGPASASTAMAYELGRGLHDEHDSDQVMISLWTAWTALQAQGNFEQALQKARQLLALANETSHDQNRSWALYAIGQHELWKGNVANAIQTLNLSLAVFDDLKEQSSRQAIAEHFPQSMTFGTLSVALALKGDREAAQQHAHLALQSLRSDTTFSLRAITHLFVMQAHYLMEQLEHCQQVAELSLQELQRSHHPEPWSALSRSYLHYCQVMLHGRETSLQSLLDCVQTAQYGLPISADGLMCRIARAMIRLGRSNEAMPWLDKAAAQGLRYDTNSLRAELHCVRGDAWMALGENAQALQEWNLAEQCMEKYGLHRYADWIQTRRQAVQRLKV
- a CDS encoding NAD(P)H-hydrate dehydratase, yielding MSFVSQYGFLPLSAPPGKQALYSPAQCASMDAAAPGFGVSVEQLMQAAASAVARTVQRHWPQGAVLFLCGPGNNGGDALVAAQILREQGRMVSVFSLVAPSARQGTAAWAQAQWQGRWESQCPDFRRFSVVVDGLLGAGLDRDVEGDTAALIQSLAASRVPVCAIDVPSGLDGASGQVRGVLAPATVTVSFVRYKPGHVLYPGRALCGKLELADIGMPAPALQNANTWLNEPALWQAHLPQLGAQSHKYTRGHAVVVGGEQMTGASRLAARAAQRAGAGLVSMVVPPSVWPVYASALDSIMVAPLDDTLTTDERIRAWLVGPGAGLGEETRRLTLALLATGRPCVLDADAISSFASQPQELWDALHEQCVLTPHAGEFARVFEEAPDRLEAARLAATQCGAVLVLKGADTVIAAPDGRALINACAPPWLATGGSGDVLAGLVCGLLTQGMPAFEAAGAAVWLHSQAALEFGPGLIPEDLLAVLPRVWQRLLSRA
- a CDS encoding phospholipase D family protein gives rise to the protein MKIDPADKPTIPRSADQAPSIFWRSLIAGGALLAGLTGCALPSLEGRSHSTALPLDQAQETMIGQAVTPLVQQHPGLSGIYPLFDPHDAYAARALLAFAAQKTLDVQYYIWRGDTTGTLMLDTLLQAAERGVRVRLLIDDNGITGLDDSLSALNAHPNIEVRLFNPFVLRWPKSLGFLMDFSRLNRRMHNKSFTVDNQVTIIGGRNVGDEYFGATQDVLFADLDVMAIGAVVQDVSTDFDRYWASQSAYPVDTLIKTGDSQALVTFQAQLQEAQGQPRAKEYQQVLRESDLVSHLVRGELDFQWARTTMISDDPAKALGPVNPEQLMVWQMDHVLGKPTSQVDLVSSYFVPTAAGVRAFEEMMKRPGMKVRVLTNSLAATDVAAVHAGYAKRRKALLEAGVQLLELRPTTDTPTRHGSGPFGSSGSALHAKTFAVDGKRLFVGSFNFDPRSVNLNTELGFIIESPEMAQALSKSFEEVLPYRSYRVELDEQGDLVWIQLNEDGTERFFTSEPNASLWRRAGVGILSVLPIEWLL
- a CDS encoding DMT family transporter, translated to MPPATSPALLPRHLAIILLLMLGSSFAANHIAAKVALDHGTGLIISVIFRSAVATLALSMLLIWRKQALHVPRQYLGWQLLLGALITMQCMLIYSSIARIPVALALLVANMYPILLALLTWILGGHKPTRKASIIMVAILIGLLLALDTPSLIQGATLDGQWVLGVVCSLLTALTFAMGLWVTENKLAPLPGLVRSFCTISQTLVCLIALSPLGLLPGGSALPHDATGWIALSLVCVLYTTGFVTLFVLAPRLDMTRNAPFMNMEPVASLILGWLILKQTLNSTQLLGGAVVLSGIVALAYQRAPRK